In Vibrio sp. NTOU-M3, the following proteins share a genomic window:
- a CDS encoding ATP-binding protein, whose translation MSRAQRFEQGITNPFSSRLGRRIILILILLSGVITLLTTLLQLYWDYKDQFNVVEQRHIEVQTVHADLLATSIWNFDLVVLQQRLEGLVNLPKIDYLEITSGTYSFNAGQKTAGDIVADTYPLNYHNKQLGTVESIGHIYVESNAQEIYNYLIKQFIVTLLLNAIKTLLVCTVILLVFHQSINRRLFKISHYLREYSPRHPPEQLKLMRGGWMKENVDELDWLGEETNRLTSNLTTLYRNIKQEKERLQDFAHVSSDWLWETNEYGNLIYCSDSMYEALGLSALDKPLFSDIPQLAHATNLVKAVARRNDFNTIETSITLHEVTQYLMFQAQARYVDDKFVGFRGSAINITDLKLTQLDLQALNQNLEHTVAERTIDLRNNMKELESTQEKLIESEKLAALGGLVAGVAHEVNTPLGISVTAASVIQDTTKTLKGAFESQSLTTDQFASLMQQITASSSMLEQNLNRASRLIRDFKQTAVDQVSESRSQFQVKQVLEALIASLHPETRKVPVIPQVEGDESIMMNSLPGVLTQVVSNLIMNSVNHAFEQTATPEILIKFHLNDNSSIDLEYHDNGVGVAKELHHKIFEPFFTSKRGKGGSGLGLNLVFNLVNQKLKGTLSFHSEPDRGVHYTITLPVVLPSEINSKVS comes from the coding sequence ATGAGTAGAGCCCAGAGGTTTGAGCAAGGTATTACAAACCCATTTTCGAGTAGGCTTGGCAGACGGATTATATTGATCCTAATTTTGTTAAGCGGGGTCATCACGTTACTGACCACTCTGCTTCAACTATATTGGGACTATAAAGATCAGTTTAATGTTGTCGAACAGCGACATATTGAAGTTCAAACCGTACATGCTGATCTGCTCGCGACGTCTATTTGGAATTTCGACCTCGTTGTTTTACAACAGCGATTAGAAGGTTTGGTCAATCTACCTAAAATCGATTATCTGGAAATTACTTCAGGCACGTACTCTTTTAATGCTGGCCAAAAAACTGCAGGTGATATCGTAGCGGATACTTATCCATTGAACTATCACAACAAGCAATTGGGTACAGTTGAATCCATTGGACACATTTACGTTGAGTCAAATGCACAAGAGATCTACAACTACCTTATCAAGCAATTCATTGTGACGCTGTTACTTAACGCCATCAAAACCCTGTTAGTTTGCACTGTAATACTCTTAGTTTTTCATCAAAGTATTAATCGTCGTCTATTCAAAATCAGTCATTATCTTAGGGAGTACAGTCCTAGGCATCCGCCAGAGCAATTAAAATTAATGCGTGGTGGCTGGATGAAAGAGAATGTCGATGAGCTTGATTGGTTGGGTGAAGAAACAAACCGGCTAACCAGCAACCTAACAACCCTCTATCGAAACATTAAACAGGAAAAGGAACGATTACAGGATTTTGCTCATGTTTCTTCTGATTGGCTTTGGGAAACCAATGAATATGGCAACCTCATTTACTGTTCAGACTCCATGTACGAAGCGCTTGGACTTAGTGCTTTAGACAAACCTTTATTCAGTGATATCCCTCAACTCGCACACGCCACGAATTTGGTAAAAGCGGTCGCTCGAAGAAATGATTTTAATACAATTGAAACGTCGATTACTCTCCACGAGGTGACGCAATATCTCATGTTTCAAGCCCAAGCTCGGTATGTTGATGATAAATTTGTGGGTTTTCGCGGTTCAGCGATAAATATTACCGATTTAAAACTCACGCAACTCGATCTTCAAGCACTTAATCAAAATCTTGAACACACTGTAGCGGAAAGAACGATTGATCTAAGAAACAACATGAAGGAGCTAGAAAGTACCCAAGAAAAGCTGATTGAATCGGAAAAGCTTGCTGCACTTGGCGGGCTTGTCGCTGGTGTAGCTCATGAAGTGAATACTCCTTTGGGAATTTCTGTTACCGCAGCTTCTGTCATCCAAGATACAACAAAAACCCTCAAAGGCGCATTTGAATCTCAATCCCTAACGACGGATCAGTTTGCCTCGCTCATGCAACAAATCACTGCAAGTTCATCTATGTTGGAACAAAACTTAAATCGTGCATCACGACTAATCCGAGATTTTAAACAAACAGCCGTTGATCAAGTATCCGAAAGCCGAAGTCAGTTTCAGGTAAAACAAGTACTTGAAGCCTTAATCGCCAGTTTACATCCTGAAACTAGAAAAGTGCCTGTAATCCCCCAAGTTGAAGGAGATGAAAGCATAATGATGAATAGCCTACCCGGTGTGTTAACTCAGGTCGTATCCAACTTAATTATGAACAGTGTTAACCATGCTTTCGAGCAAACAGCGACACCAGAGATCCTTATCAAGTTTCATTTAAACGATAACTCCAGCATCGATTTGGAATATCATGACAACGGTGTCGGCGTAGCCAAAGAGCTCCACCACAAGATATTTGAACCGTTTTTCACGAGTAAACGTGGTAAGGGGGGATCGGGGCTTGGATTGAATTTGGTGTTCAATTTAGTGAATCAGAAATTAAAGGGGACACTTAGTTTCCATTCAGAACCAGATAGAGGGGTCCACTACACTATTACCTTACCCGTTGTTTTGCCTTCTGAGATCAATAGCAAAGTGAGTTAA
- a CDS encoding HopJ type III effector protein produces the protein MDVNTLIQKLKDAPQTVEFDEIIAVIDDVYNFSPTTFTNGETKNEQGQNNGSCKIFAFAKLNGLTKEQALACFGRYYREDVLGNPDGTDHQNIRNFMKTGWEGITFFGEALSLK, from the coding sequence ATGGACGTGAACACATTGATCCAAAAGCTAAAAGATGCACCACAAACTGTAGAGTTTGATGAAATTATAGCCGTTATTGACGACGTATATAATTTTAGTCCAACAACCTTTACCAATGGTGAGACAAAGAACGAACAAGGCCAAAATAACGGCTCATGTAAAATTTTTGCCTTTGCTAAACTAAATGGTCTAACTAAAGAGCAGGCTCTCGCCTGTTTTGGTCGCTATTATAGGGAAGATGTTCTAGGAAACCCAGATGGAACTGATCACCAGAATATTCGTAACTTTATGAAAACAGGTTGGGAAGGAATCACGTTTTTTGGTGAGGCTTTAAGTCTAAAGTGA
- a CDS encoding ABC transporter substrate-binding protein, giving the protein MHLVVSLFLFFPYLALSADVLIIESYHKEYAWDTSYVVGIKKGLGDEYQIERFEMNTKRLPKEKYQMMANKAYERYQELKPRIVILGDDNAFNYLLPQLYNEPISILFLGVNSNPRKLMNKYKGQAEISGILEQPLFVKNIGEVGAMLPSDKKKIIVLFDSGVTSKIASDYMHLQYNLIQSNLGIEVDILNIGALSDWKAAIKGAASQSVGAIIVGLYHTIVDSEGRSVNADDILAWTNQNSTVPLFGFWDFSVGKGKTAGGVVLFGEAQGLMIGDMAKSILNEKKRASDIPIQVGVKGRAIYSPTEFERWNLTAPPQWEAVD; this is encoded by the coding sequence ATGCATCTAGTTGTATCGCTGTTTTTGTTTTTCCCCTATTTGGCTTTATCGGCTGATGTATTAATCATCGAAAGTTATCACAAGGAATATGCGTGGGATACCAGTTATGTCGTTGGTATAAAGAAAGGGTTGGGTGATGAATATCAAATTGAACGATTTGAGATGAACACCAAGCGTCTACCTAAAGAAAAGTATCAAATGATGGCAAATAAGGCCTACGAACGTTATCAAGAGTTGAAACCACGTATTGTGATATTGGGAGACGACAACGCATTTAACTATTTACTACCTCAGCTATATAACGAACCTATTTCGATTCTGTTTTTAGGTGTGAACTCAAACCCTAGAAAGCTCATGAATAAATACAAAGGGCAGGCCGAAATATCGGGCATTCTTGAGCAGCCATTATTTGTAAAAAATATTGGAGAAGTTGGCGCCATGCTGCCTAGCGACAAAAAGAAGATAATTGTGTTGTTCGATTCTGGTGTAACGTCAAAAATTGCAAGTGATTATATGCACCTTCAATACAACTTGATTCAAAGTAACTTGGGAATCGAAGTTGATATCCTAAATATTGGCGCCTTATCCGACTGGAAAGCTGCAATAAAAGGAGCAGCCTCTCAAAGCGTTGGGGCAATTATAGTCGGGTTATACCACACCATTGTAGACTCGGAAGGACGTAGCGTGAATGCTGATGACATCTTGGCTTGGACAAACCAAAACTCAACAGTTCCTTTATTTGGCTTTTGGGATTTTTCTGTAGGCAAAGGAAAGACGGCTGGTGGGGTTGTTTTATTCGGTGAGGCGCAAGGGTTAATGATTGGTGATATGGCAAAGAGTATTTTAAATGAAAAGAAACGCGCTAGTGATATTCCAATCCAAGTCGGAGTGAAAGGAAGGGCAATCTATAGCCCAACCGAGTTTGAACGATGGAATTTAACCGCTCCCCCGCAATGGGAAGCGGTTGATTAA
- a CDS encoding GGDEF domain-containing protein encodes MINTQQCLSHHSNSLIDLSHWQDAVELVAELFPNTQCHIVQQCEKHFSVVSSSKKDVNSFTLPSTELCDLYVAFLNQLPNVEIESQPKTIHLNQHSAIALPIYWSNKELFGCIVVQFSSPVTVGLEKLINQIAHILHGDLLSLWNKHVNEALTLTDELTGLLNSNGFNLMGEQKLKDAPRYEQSIGLLVLDVDKLEKVSHAYGVEAADQCVVTAADVLKNVCRETDIIARIDEKTFVVLSLLNTRRELNQLSNRIFEDYNQLTKETENLSLSRISLKQTISDCFSKPTLQSLIGNASQHTPSDH; translated from the coding sequence ATGATTAATACTCAGCAGTGTCTATCGCACCATAGTAATAGTTTGATTGACCTTTCACATTGGCAGGATGCCGTTGAGCTGGTAGCTGAACTCTTTCCCAACACGCAATGTCATATCGTGCAGCAGTGCGAAAAACATTTCAGTGTCGTGTCGAGTAGCAAAAAGGATGTTAATTCATTTACCCTACCTTCAACCGAGCTCTGTGATCTGTACGTGGCATTTCTCAATCAACTTCCCAACGTTGAAATAGAAAGCCAGCCAAAAACTATTCACCTAAATCAACACTCTGCTATCGCTTTACCCATTTATTGGTCAAATAAAGAGTTATTCGGTTGTATTGTGGTGCAATTCTCATCGCCAGTAACAGTAGGTTTAGAGAAGTTAATTAATCAAATAGCCCACATACTTCATGGTGACCTATTAAGTTTGTGGAATAAGCACGTGAATGAAGCGTTGACACTGACAGATGAACTGACTGGGTTGCTCAACAGCAACGGCTTTAATTTAATGGGCGAGCAAAAGCTTAAAGATGCTCCCCGTTACGAGCAATCCATTGGGCTGCTTGTTTTAGACGTCGATAAACTCGAGAAGGTAAGCCATGCTTATGGTGTGGAAGCGGCAGACCAGTGCGTTGTAACCGCCGCTGATGTACTTAAAAACGTTTGCCGTGAAACAGATATCATTGCACGTATCGATGAAAAAACCTTTGTCGTCCTATCACTATTGAATACGCGACGTGAACTTAACCAACTTTCTAACCGGATTTTTGAAGATTACAATCAGCTGACTAAAGAGACAGAAAACCTAAGTCTTAGCCGAATTTCTCTAAAACAAACCATTTCAGATTGTTTTAGCAAACCAACGCTTCAAAGTCTGATCGGTAATGCTAGTCAACACACGCCTAGTGACCACTAA
- the emrD gene encoding multidrug efflux MFS transporter EmrD, producing MSASSNVIKLTFLIAILTAVGQMTQTMYVPSIGHMAKEFLVSPAALQAVMACYLIPYGLSQFIYGPLSDRLGRKPIIISGLVIYVLGTLLALFAHQYEWFLAGSFIQGVGIGCGGAMSRTLTRDCFSGNELHRVNSLISMCVIFSPLLAPVLGGYLTEVFGWRSSYLFLALFGIAVVITMATSFNETLPIEKRKYERVTDSYRFVLSSKRFQGYLLCLVATFAGVAVFEAAAGVLLAGVLKLPATIVSILFVLPIPGYLIGAGLSSYIARKRSEKASLIVGLVAIMVGSLIVLIPGMLGMTTALTLVGGATVYFLGAGILFPAATTGALSPYPYHAGTGGAILGGMQNLGAGIATLIASAIPATDQMPVGAIMAVMSIIALLGLIRVAKTHDSSSQMPLAI from the coding sequence ATGTCTGCTTCTTCCAATGTCATTAAACTTACTTTTCTAATTGCCATTTTGACGGCTGTTGGTCAAATGACTCAAACCATGTACGTACCGTCAATCGGTCACATGGCTAAAGAGTTCCTAGTGTCACCAGCAGCGCTACAAGCTGTCATGGCCTGCTATCTAATTCCATACGGCTTATCTCAATTTATCTATGGACCTTTGTCTGATCGCCTTGGTCGCAAGCCCATTATTATCTCAGGGCTTGTTATTTATGTTCTGGGTACATTGCTTGCGTTATTTGCCCACCAATATGAATGGTTTTTAGCTGGTAGCTTTATTCAAGGCGTTGGAATTGGCTGTGGAGGCGCGATGTCTCGGACACTAACTCGTGACTGTTTTTCAGGAAACGAATTACACCGAGTAAATAGCCTTATTAGTATGTGTGTTATTTTTTCACCTTTGTTAGCACCTGTACTTGGCGGATACTTGACCGAAGTTTTCGGATGGCGTTCTAGCTATTTGTTCCTTGCTCTGTTTGGGATTGCAGTGGTAATAACGATGGCGACGAGCTTTAACGAAACCTTGCCGATTGAAAAAAGAAAATATGAACGCGTTACCGATAGCTACCGTTTTGTTCTATCTAGCAAGCGCTTTCAAGGTTACTTGCTATGCTTGGTTGCTACGTTCGCAGGCGTCGCTGTTTTTGAAGCGGCAGCAGGTGTATTACTTGCTGGTGTTTTAAAGCTTCCGGCAACGATTGTGAGCATCTTGTTTGTTTTACCTATTCCTGGTTACCTGATTGGTGCAGGCCTATCCAGTTACATCGCACGGAAACGTTCTGAAAAAGCATCACTAATCGTAGGTCTTGTTGCCATCATGGTTGGCTCGTTGATTGTACTTATCCCTGGAATGTTGGGGATGACAACCGCCTTAACGCTTGTTGGGGGAGCAACGGTTTACTTCTTAGGCGCCGGGATCCTATTCCCTGCGGCAACGACAGGTGCACTTTCACCCTACCCGTATCATGCTGGTACTGGCGGCGCAATATTGGGGGGCATGCAAAACTTGGGGGCAGGTATTGCAACACTAATTGCGTCAGCAATCCCTGCGACTGACCAGATGCCTGTTGGCGCAATTATGGCAGTAATGTCCATCATTGCCCTACTTGGACTAATTCGAGTTGCAAAAACTCACGACTCATCAAGTCAGATGCCATTGGCAATATAA
- a CDS encoding DMT family transporter — translation MLAGYLAMTITLLLWSGFFLSLRGGALSLLTPADIALTRFALPALILFPWVWKHRSTLIAVPKQYLLGMFIGCGIPYLLVASFGMENAPVADGSALIPGTLPLFVSAIAVLFFKQPLSAHRIIGLIILSLGITGFLFNSFNQYQPTLFHGHLFFLLGSIMWATFTICARVANLNALVSAGFISICSTVTLILLVGLDVLPSYLFSQPLSNWPYSELAVHTLVQGFGAGIIAAYTYLKAVTVLGAERSAAFGSATPALATLMAMFIFDEHPSAGILLSLGLVCIGSLIASNIFMKNDDSLLYQPPKHN, via the coding sequence ATGCTAGCTGGATATCTTGCAATGACCATAACGTTATTATTATGGTCTGGATTTTTTCTTTCATTACGAGGAGGTGCTTTGTCACTGCTCACCCCAGCAGATATCGCATTAACTCGATTTGCCCTGCCTGCACTAATACTATTCCCATGGGTGTGGAAACACAGGTCAACCTTGATAGCTGTCCCAAAACAATACTTGCTCGGGATGTTCATTGGCTGCGGTATTCCCTATTTGCTTGTGGCTAGCTTTGGGATGGAAAATGCACCCGTCGCAGACGGTAGCGCACTCATACCCGGAACGCTGCCCCTATTTGTCTCTGCAATTGCAGTCCTGTTTTTTAAGCAACCTTTAAGTGCTCATCGCATCATTGGCCTGATCATTCTGTCATTAGGTATTACAGGCTTTTTGTTTAATAGCTTTAATCAGTACCAACCGACATTATTTCATGGACATTTGTTCTTTCTTCTGGGGAGCATCATGTGGGCGACTTTTACGATCTGTGCCAGAGTCGCTAACTTGAACGCTTTAGTCAGCGCTGGTTTCATTTCAATTTGCTCTACGGTAACTTTAATTTTACTCGTCGGATTAGACGTACTACCCAGTTACCTCTTCTCACAACCACTTTCTAACTGGCCGTACTCCGAACTTGCCGTACATACGCTAGTGCAAGGCTTTGGTGCGGGCATAATCGCTGCATATACATATTTAAAAGCGGTGACAGTTTTAGGAGCTGAGCGCTCTGCCGCATTTGGTTCAGCAACACCAGCATTGGCAACCTTGATGGCAATGTTCATATTTGATGAGCACCCTTCTGCAGGAATTCTGCTTAGCTTAGGGCTAGTCTGTATTGGCAGCTTAATCGCAAGTAACATCTTTATGAAAAATGATGATTCCCTATTATATCAACCGCCAAAGCATAATTAG
- a CDS encoding cysteine-rich CWC family protein, which produces MKTPCIAACKNNGGICSGCKRTMLEINQWQSYTDHKRDEILSTLSRHTSNHQCPSCNQPATCDIQAGKSHCWCFELEPRECFKTKQDQLCLCRDCLERQPIS; this is translated from the coding sequence ATGAAAACACCGTGTATCGCCGCTTGTAAAAATAATGGTGGCATTTGCTCAGGTTGTAAACGGACGATGTTAGAAATCAACCAATGGCAAAGCTATACCGACCATAAGCGTGATGAAATCCTATCAACTTTGTCTAGGCACACTTCTAACCACCAGTGCCCTTCTTGTAACCAACCTGCTACCTGTGACATTCAAGCGGGGAAAAGTCATTGTTGGTGTTTTGAGCTGGAGCCGCGAGAGTGTTTTAAAACCAAACAAGACCAGCTTTGTTTATGCCGAGATTGTTTAGAAAGGCAACCTATATCATGA